The genomic DNA GCTGGTCAAGCTCTCGGCCTTTACGCTGGGTGCGTCGACTGCCGGCATCGCCGGGGTGTTTTTTGCCACTTATCAGGGCTTTGTCAACCCGACATCGTTTACCTTTTTTGAATCGGCGCTGATCCTGGCGATTGTGGTGCTCGGCGGTATGGGCTCAACGCTTGGCGTGGTGCTGGCGGCGTTTGTGCTCACGGTGACGCCGGAGCTGCTGCGCAGTTTTGCCGAGTACCGGGTTTTGCTGTTTGGCATGCTGATGGTGGTGATGATGATCTGGCGTCCACGCGGGTTGATCCGCATTAACCGCAGCGGGTTTGCCGTGCGTAAGGGCGTAGCGCCATGAACGGAACGATATTAAGCGTTGAACATCTGATGATGCATTTCGGCGGGATCAAGGCGTTAAACGACGTCAACCTGGACGTGCAGCGCGGTTCAATTACTGCGCTTATTGGCCCAAACGGCGCGGGAAAAACCACCGTCTTCAACTGCCTGACCGGTTTCTATAAGGCTTCCGGCGGCAATATTTTCTTCAATACGCGCAATAAGACGACCAACGTCATTCAGATCCTCGGGCAAAAATTCCAGCCAGGAGACTGGATCCACCCTGCGCAGTTTGGGCAACGCCTGTTCTACAAAATGTTCGGCGGCACTCACCTGGTGAACCGCGCCGGACTTGCGCGCACCTTTCAAAATATTCGTCTTTTTCGCGAGATGTCGGTCGTGGAAAACCTGCTCGTGGCACAGCACATGCGCGTCAATCGCAACCTGCTGGCTGGGGTATTCAATACGCCAGCGTACCGTCGGGCGGAAAACGACGCGCTGGACAGGGCCTTTTACTGGCTGGAGGTGGTCGATCTTGTGGAGTGTGCCAACCGCCTGGCGGGCGAGATGTCGTACGGTCAACAACGGCGCCTGGAGATCGCGCGGGCCATGTGCACCGGCCCGGAAATGATCTGTCTGGATGAACCCGCCGCCGGGCTGAACCCGGTAGAGACACATAAGCTGAGTAACATTATTCGTTTTCTGCGTGACAACCACGGCATAACGGTATTACTGATTGAGCACGACATGGGGATGGTGATGGAAATATCGGACGACATTATTGTGCTCGACCATGGCGATGTGATTGCCCGGGGGAAACCTGAGCAGATCCAGCATGACGAAAAGGTGATTGCCGCCTATCTGGGCACCGATGAAAGCGAGGTCACTCTATGAATGAGCCGCTGCTGGCATTTCGCGAGGTGGATGTGTTCTATGGCGTGATTCAGGCGCTGAAGCAGGTATCCCTCGAAGTGCATAAAGGGGAAACGGTGGCGCTTATCGGCGCGAATGGCGCGGGTAAATCGACATTGCTGATGTCTATTTTTGGCCAACCGCGTATTCGTAACGGGCAAATCCTGTTTTGCGGCGAAGACATCAGCCATAAATCTACCCACTATGTGGCCTCCGGCGGCATAGCGCAGGCACCCGAGGGGCGGCGTATTTTTCCGGATATGACGGTTGAAGAGAACCTGCTGATGGGGACCATTCCTGTCGGCAATCAATTTGCCGCCAACGATATGCAGAGCATGTTTGAGCTGTTCCCGCGCCTCAAAGAACGCCGTAAACAGCGAGCCATGACCATGTCCGGCGGAGAACAGCAAATGCTTGCCATCGCCCGCGCGCTAATGAGCCGCCCTAAACTGCTACTGCTGGATGAACCCAGCCTGGGTCTGGCGCCCATAGTGGTTAAGCAGATCTTCCAGACGCTGCGCGAGCTGGCTCGCAACGGCATGACCATTTTTCTGGTAGAGCAAAATGCGCATCATGCTCTGAAGCTTTCTGACCGTGGCTACGTCATGGTCAACGGGCAAATTCGCCTCAGCGGCAGCGGCGAGGAGTTGCTGGGAAACCAGGAGGTAAGAAAAGCCTATTTAGGCGGAGTGTAATTCATACGCATGTCGCGCATAACTGTAAATATATGTCAGGCGATGCGACGCGGATGATTCAATATACCGCTATTAACATCTTCGCTGATTATTTATGAAAGATAGACATTTGCGGCCATCGGTCCGCTGAGTCCGTTGATACGACAGAACTCAACGCGAATCCCGGGAAGGAGCGTTTCTTTTTCGTTGTTATTAAAGGCTGAAATGTGGAGAAAAACGTCCTTTCGACCATCTGAAGGGATGATTAGGCCTTTGCCACTGTGCATATCAAAACTTTTGACAATTCCTGTCATTTTACGAGACAAATAAGATCCTCTTAGAAAACATGCATTAACTATACACACAAATTAATTTTAAGCTAATGCAGCGTGACACTTTTTATGTGAGCCTTCCGGAAGGCTAAAATAAAAATTGCTAATTCTCCCTCCTCATGCATTAATGAAGTCGTTGGTTTAATCCACACACGAGCGTAAAAAATTTTACCCGGCAGTCCTCATAACCAGGCGCTATCGCTGATATCCCCTCCTTTTGAGTCCATACGTTTAATATTATACGTTTCTTATCATTTCAAATACTCACAAGGAGTCTGCATGTCTTCAAGAATTATAGGTTTGGTTAAGTGGTTTAACGAAGATAAAGGTTTCGGTTTTATCTCTCCTGTCGATGGCAGCAAAGATGTGTTTGTGCACTTTTCTGCTCTGCAGGGTGATGATTTTAAAACTCTCTTTGAAGGCCAGAAGGTCGAATTTGCTATCCAGAGTGGCGAAAAAGGCCCTGCTGCTGCAAGCGTAATACTTTGCGATAGATAAAGTTATCACGGACCCGCGATCACGATGATGGATTTTTCCTGAGTAGACGGGTCCTGGATTAGAAGGCTTTTTCTGAGCAACAGGTCAGCATATTTTTCTCGTAGAAAGAGTGTGCTGACCGATGTGATGAAGTGCAGGTCTGCTGCACGAAGAGTCTTAAAGCAGAAGCGAGCTGCTTGTAAAATATCAAAGTGCGTAAGAGGTCAGGCAACCTCCAAAAGCATCACTTCTTCAATGTTGCTTTGCCAAATGAGATCGTCTGTAAAGACGCAAATTCATCATCTGGCAAATGCATTTTTAGAATTTTTGAGCGGTTTTGAAAAGAGTGCTGCAGTGTGGGCAGACAAGTTGAGCCCCTTTTTGTACACGGCTGAAACTATGCTCAGAGTCTTTTGAACAGTTTGGACATGGACATTTTACTAAGTAATTGCGACGGAATTGTGTATTTTTACGTCCTGACATAGACATCTCCTGATTTAAACGACTGTCACCATACACGTTCACGAAGATGATTGCTTGCTTTTATTTCCGAATGATTGCAAAAACCAAAGAAAGTACAAATGCAACGCTTTTTCGAAAATTAAATACCGCTAATGTTAAAAAAGGTAAATGATATCAACTTAAATATTCACTTCAGATGCCCATGTTGTCATGGCTCCCAATACAGAACGTCGATTTTTGATGTGTCTGAAAAAAATCCGTATGGCGCTAAATGCATTTTCTGCAAATCGACGATGACATTCGCAGACAGACCTGACAGCCAGACAAAAATTTTCGCGCCGTCCTGATTCCCCTCGCCTTCACAGAGAAGGTGCTTAAGCAGATAACGACCAACAAGGTGAGATATGAAGAAAGTCATCGTCTTTTTCAATGGTAAACCGAGCAATGTTGTCACCGTGCTTAAGGGTATTACATCCATACGGCAGGAATATCCGAATGGTGAAGCGATAAACCTGCAGATAATGTCCGCAGGTTTTCCTTCTCTGACCGGCGATCATGAAGTGGTATATGTGGCGTCGGACAGGGAGCTGACTTCTCAGGAAATTCTGGATGCGGCTAAGAAATATTTATAATTATTCTGAATGTATGGCTGTTCTTGTAGATGCCCTTATTTAAGGGTAATCCCCTTCTTATTTGTGCTGCTAACATCTTTTGTTTACCCTCCCCGCGTTAAAAATCTTATACGGAATGAATAATACGTTAACGCTATCGCGAACAAACACATCCCTAATAGACTTAATTGCGTCATAATGTGTCAGGTGGCTTATTGTCTCAGCCCTGATTCATTCAGTTGTGTGTCAGACACAATATGCGTTACCTCATCCAGGTGCCCAATTCTGGCCTCCCCTGAACGATTAAACTTACTCTTATCTATCAACAATAAAGACTGAGAAGCGCGCTTGAGTAGCAGCGATTTGAAGCCAGCGTTGACACTGTTGGAATCCCACAACCCTCCATGACTGTCTATCCCTTCGCAGGAGAAGATAAACAGGTCGATGTCCAGCAGTTTAAGTTGTGAAATCAACGAGGGGTTAACGTAGCAGCCATACTTACGCTCGAGTTTACCGCCGGAGCTAATAAGTTGAATCTGTTCACGTTTGCCCAGTTCCAGGCAGATGGGGTGACTGTTAGTAAAGACCTGAATATCGATGTCAGGCAGTTGACGCGCAAGGTACCAGCAGGTTGAGCTGGCATCCAGGGCAATGACCATCCCGGCTTCAATCCACTCCATCGCTTCTCTGGCGATATCCGCTTTATGCGTGAAGTGGCTCTTAAGGCGAATATGAAAAGGATCGCCGCTGTCCTGGTTTTCCCGGTGAATATATTTCGCCCGACCGTGGTTGCGCAGCACTTTTCCCTGCGCCTGCAGTTCGCTGAGATCGCGGCGAATGGTCTCTTTACTGACGTTAAGCTGGGTGGATAAAACGTCCGTCGTCAGACTATGATGCTGAATCAACAGGTCGATTATCGTTTGCTGACGTGCCTCTTTCATTTTTTCTCACCCATCATTCGATACACGCCCGCGCTGGCGGGCGCACCGGCATGAGATTACGGCGTTACCCCCTTTTTTAAAAGAATATTCCCGTATTTAGCACACTCCCCTGTGACAACGATCGCAAAGGATTTTTTGGCACGTGCGTAAAACGCATAGCGGTCAATGCGGGTAATTGCCGGACAGGGTGCCTGACGTGAAAGCGCATCGCGATAGCGAGCCTCAACACGGGGATCGAGGGAGTCACCCTCAACTGCAGCCATCATCACCAGTGGCGGCGCGTAGCTGTCGAGCTCAAACAGCGGGATAATCGCATGCAGCAATTCGCTGACCTTTAGCCCATCGGCACGTATAACCTGCGGTCCCATAGTGTGGGCGGGGAAATGGGCATCAGAAAAAATAATCTCATCGCCGTGGCCCATTTCGGCCAGGACTTTCAGTAGTTCAGGTGATATTAACGGTGAAATCGTTTTTAACATCTCAAACTCCCTCAATCGGTGCAGATTCGGTTTCCGGAAAGAAGTAGCGGTACTGATAATGCATCTGCGCTCTGGCGTGTTCCGGGCTCGTAAATTCTCCGACCCCGTACCAGCCAAACAGGGCTGCCCCCGCGACAGTGGTTTCTGCATCATCAAGTACCTTGATGGGGATGCCGAGCATATTGGCTTTGATCTGGTTCCACAGCATGTTACGGCTGCCACCGCCGACCAGCAGCAGTTCAGTCGCGTTGAAGTGACCAATCTTTTCCAGCGTGCGCAGATTCTGCGCCAGCTGCCCGGTGAGGCCCTCCAGCGCAGCGCGATAAAAATGACCGCGTGTGGTGTTGAGTGTGACGCCCTCCCAGCCCGCATGCTCACAGCCGAGGAGATCACAGTGCATTTTCACCCCTTCGGACCCCATGGGTATGCGGCGGGCTGTCTCAATCAGCGTTTGCCAGGGCGTCTCTTCGGTCCAAAGCAGTTTACGTACCCATTCAAGTACGCCCGATGCCAGCCACTGCATGCCAGGGTTATACAGCCCTGGCTGGCTGTCCAGTTCGCAGGTAGAACCGACGTAGCGACTGAGCAGCGGCGTGTTGACCTGCGCACTACGCACCATCAGGATCTCCCATGTTCCCGAGGAGAGGACGGGTTCATCCGGCGCGGCACCTGCACCAAACAGCGCAAACTGGGTATCGTGTCCGGCGGAAATCACCGGGATACCGGCGGGTAGGTCAAGCCATTGGGCAGCATCAGACTGTAAATTACCGACGAGCTCACCGGCTTCCACCAGACGTGGGAAGAGCCGACGCGGCAAACCCGCCGCCTGAAAAATTTCATGACTGAAATCGCGCTGTTGAATATCCAGCATCTGGCTGGTCCCTGCCATAGTAACGTCGGTGGTGAATTCGCCGGTCAGACGGTGGTTAATCAGCGACGAGATAAACAGCCAGGCGTGTGCCTGTTCCAACAGCTGCGGGTGATTTTCTTTTAGCCACACCAGCTTATACAGCGTATTGAAGCCAAATGCCCCCACGCCGGAAATGTCCTGAAGCCGCTGAGGTGACAGCAAGCGGCCAATATTTTTCATCACTTCGGCGGTGCGTGGGCATTTCCAGCTGATGATTGGGTAGAGCAGCCTGCCGTGCTCATCGACCAGCGCGCCATCAACGCCGAAGGTGGTCACCGTGACGCCGCGAACGTGGCAGTTTGCCAGACTCGTCTTCAGCGAGCGGCAACAGTCCGCGAAGCGTTGCATAATGGCCTCGAGAGACCACTGGTGCCAGGCGTTATTTTCTATGGCGATGTCGCTGGCATTTGCCGTAGCGGCACGGGCGATAATTTTGCCTTGCCGGTTAACGGCAATGACCCGGATATTGGTCGCTCCGCAGTCGAGAACCAGAATAACCTCTTGTTTCATAGCAACTCCTGAAACGTCGCCGGCTAACGTGTCGCTTATCCGGCCTGCAATTCGGTGTTTTACAGGCCCGGTAAACATACGCTACCGGGCAAAGACGTTACTCAACGTTTGTACAGCGGGCCATAGTTTTGACAGGCGCGGTAATCCTGGCCTTCGCTATCCATGCCGTGCGCAGCCCAGGCGGAAGGACGATAGACCTTCGACTCTTCCACGTTATGCATGCAGACCGGAATTCGCAGCATTGATGCCAGGGTGATGAAGTCAGCGCCAACGTGGCCGATGGTCAGCACGCCATGGTTTGCCCCCCAGTTCGCCATCACGGAATAAACGTCGGTAAAGGGACCTTTACCCGTCAGACGTGGCGCAAACCAGGTGGTCGGCCAGGTTGAGTTGGTACGGGCGTCAAGCTGATCGTGCATCTCTTTCGGCAGTTCCACGCTCCAGCCTTCTGCAATCTGCAGAACCGGGCCAAGACCTTTGATGATATTCACGCGAGTCATGGTGAACGGCACGCCGCCTTCCGTCAGGAAGCGAGAAGAGAAACCGCCGCCGCGGAAATATTCATGTATCGCCGGACACCATTCGGTGGCCGCCAGGCAGGCATCAACCTCCTGCTGGCTAATGTCCCAGAATGGCTTCATCGTTGGCTTGCCATCGCTGCCGCGCTGTTTGCATGAGCCATCGAGAGCCGCAGAGCCGGAGTTGATCAGGTGGATAATACCCTTCTCAGCCAGACCGCTGAGCGGTTGACCGGTCACGCGCGCTACCGCTTCTGGAGACCAGTAGGTGCGCACGTCGGCGAACACCTGTGCTGTGCCGGTCAACTGGTGGCCCATTAGCATCGCCACGCCGTTGAGGCTGTCATTTTCGGTCGCGACGACAAAGGGTTCACGCACGCCATTCCAGTCAAAGGAACTGTTAAGCAACGCTTCGGCGGTATCGCCGTTCGGGTATTGATCGGTCCAGTGACGCTGGCCCTGGAAGCCTGCCGCAATGGCGTTGTAGCCCAGCGATTCTTCCACCCGCCCTTTTTCCGCCAGTGCTGGGTTGCCCTGCATCATGTCGCGGATACACATCGCCATCAGCAGGCTCTCTTTCAGCACCTCACGGTTTTGCGCTTCGTTACGCTTATACTGCTGCGCGTTCTGGTCTTCGCCGTAGCGGAAGTTTTTGTCCGCCCAGGCCAGCGCCATTTCCAGTTCGGTTTCATCGAAGATTTTCTGATCAATGCGGCGGCGCAGTTCAGTCATATCAACTGCCTGTACCTTCATCCCTAGCCAGGATTCGAAGAAGTTAGGGTCGACGATGGAACCGGCAATCCCCATCGACACCCCCCCAATGGAGAGATAGCTTTTCCCTTTCATACTGGCGACGGCTAAACCGGCACGCGCAAAGCGCAGCAGTTTTTCCTCAACATCTTCGGGAATCGAGGTGTCGTCGGCGTCCTGGACATCATGACCATAAATAGAGAATGCCGGAATCCCTTTCTGGCTGTGTGCAGCCAGCGCGGCGGCCAGATAAACGGCACCCGGACGTTCAGTCCCGTTAAAACCCCAGATGGCTTTCGGTCGCATGGGGTCCATATCGATCGTTTCACTCCCGTAGCACCAGCACGGCGTCACGGTGATGGTCACGCCGACGTTCTGGCTGCTGAATTTTTCTTCAAGGCGGCAGATTCGGCCATCCCCGCAATGCAACCGTCAGCAATGACGCATTCAATTTGCTCGCCGTTGGGGTGACGAAGCTTTTCAGTGAGCAGCGCGGCGGTGGCGTTGGCCATATTCAGGGTTTGCTCCTCCAGAGACTCACGAACCCCCATACGACGACCATCAATCACCGGACGGATACCTATTTTCGGTAAGCTGATTTTTTTCATGACAGATCCCTCACGTTTTCGGATACAGGTTTAATTCGTTGCCGCTTGCGAACGGAAACGGGCAAAGATGAAGATGACGGCAAAACACACTGCCGGAACCAGTTCTGCTGTTGGGATATTGCCTGCAGCATCGCTGACAAAGCCCATGACCGGCGTCACAATCCCGCCGCCGATAATGGTCATGACGATGAATGACGAGCCGTATTTGGTGTCCTGACCCAGGTTCTTAATCCCAAGGGAGAAAATGGTTGGATACTGAATAGACATAAATGCACTGCACAGCGTTAGGGCCAGTAGACCGAAATGGCCGCCGAATACGGCGGAGACCAGGCATAGCACCATGGCAAGCAGGGCATAAGCGGCCAGTACTTTATGCGGTGCGAAGCGGCTGATTAGCCATGTACCGGTAAAACGACCGATGAAGAAGCACACCATGGTGCCGGTCAGGTAGTTGGCGGCGAAACCTGGCGTCATACCGGGGATCTCTTCAATAGCGTACCGGATCAGATAGCTCCAGCAGGCAGTTTGCGCGCCGACATAGCAGAATTGCGCCAGCACCGCCCAGCGCCAGTGGCGAATCCGGACCAGACGGGAAAGAGAGGCAGAAAATGTGCTTTGTGTGCCGTCGCCGTGATTATCGCTCTGAAGGACCGGAAATTTGGTCAACATAATCAGCAGGGCGACCAACAATACAATTGCCACGATAATCATATAAGGCGTTTGTACGGATAACACCAGGCTATGCTTATAAATGCTTAGCTGTTCTGGCGTCATTTTATCGAGTACCGCCTGAGAGTGATGCGGCACGTGAGACAAAATTAGGCTTTGTCCAAACACAACGGCAATAATCGCGCCAAAAGAATTAAAAGTTTGCGCCAGATTAAGACGGAAATGACCACCACTCTCTGGCCCCAGCACTGTCACAAAGGGGTTAGCAGCAGTTTCAAGGCAACCTAACCCCGCCGCTATAATAAAAAGACCGACTAGAAACAATGTATAATTCATTAACTCCGCCGCAGGCCAGAATAATGCAGCACCAATGGCATATAAAAACAACCCGGTAATAATACCTGCCTTATAGCTGAGTTTTTTCATCAGTATCCCGGCAGGCACTGGAATGACAAAGTAGCCGAAATAGAACGCAGATTGAATCAGGCCAGCCTGGAAGTTTGTCAGGGTAAAGGCTTGCTGAAACTGGGGGAGTAAAATGTCATTCAGGTTATTAGCGACTGCCCAAAGAAAAAACAGTGAGCAGAGTAACGCGAAAGGAATAATGTAACGCTGGGCTTGCCCGGCATTGACCGCACGAAAACTCTGCGTTGGTATTGTTGTATTTCCCATAACACCCTCGTTAGTCAGAAGCGTCAGAATG from Enterobacter ludwigii includes the following:
- a CDS encoding ABC transporter ATP-binding protein, with amino-acid sequence MNGTILSVEHLMMHFGGIKALNDVNLDVQRGSITALIGPNGAGKTTVFNCLTGFYKASGGNIFFNTRNKTTNVIQILGQKFQPGDWIHPAQFGQRLFYKMFGGTHLVNRAGLARTFQNIRLFREMSVVENLLVAQHMRVNRNLLAGVFNTPAYRRAENDALDRAFYWLEVVDLVECANRLAGEMSYGQQRRLEIARAMCTGPEMICLDEPAAGLNPVETHKLSNIIRFLRDNHGITVLLIEHDMGMVMEISDDIIVLDHGDVIARGKPEQIQHDEKVIAAYLGTDESEVTL
- the fucU gene encoding L-fucose mutarotase, encoding MLKTISPLISPELLKVLAEMGHGDEIIFSDAHFPAHTMGPQVIRADGLKVSELLHAIIPLFELDSYAPPLVMMAAVEGDSLDPRVEARYRDALSRQAPCPAITRIDRYAFYARAKKSFAIVVTGECAKYGNILLKKGVTP
- the fucP gene encoding L-fucose:H+ symporter permease, encoding MGNTTIPTQSFRAVNAGQAQRYIIPFALLCSLFFLWAVANNLNDILLPQFQQAFTLTNFQAGLIQSAFYFGYFVIPVPAGILMKKLSYKAGIITGLFLYAIGAALFWPAAELMNYTLFLVGLFIIAAGLGCLETAANPFVTVLGPESGGHFRLNLAQTFNSFGAIIAVVFGQSLILSHVPHHSQAVLDKMTPEQLSIYKHSLVLSVQTPYMIIVAIVLLVALLIMLTKFPVLQSDNHGDGTQSTFSASLSRLVRIRHWRWAVLAQFCYVGAQTACWSYLIRYAIEEIPGMTPGFAANYLTGTMVCFFIGRFTGTWLISRFAPHKVLAAYALLAMVLCLVSAVFGGHFGLLALTLCSAFMSIQYPTIFSLGIKNLGQDTKYGSSFIVMTIIGGGIVTPVMGFVSDAAGNIPTAELVPAVCFAVIFIFARFRSQAATN
- the fucR gene encoding L-fucose operon activator, which encodes MKEARQQTIIDLLIQHHSLTTDVLSTQLNVSKETIRRDLSELQAQGKVLRNHGRAKYIHRENQDSGDPFHIRLKSHFTHKADIAREAMEWIEAGMVIALDASSTCWYLARQLPDIDIQVFTNSHPICLELGKREQIQLISSGGKLERKYGCYVNPSLISQLKLLDIDLFIFSCEGIDSHGGLWDSNSVNAGFKSLLLKRASQSLLLIDKSKFNRSGEARIGHLDEVTHIVSDTQLNESGLRQ
- a CDS encoding YnfU family zinc-binding protein, translating into MSMSGRKNTQFRRNYLVKCPCPNCSKDSEHSFSRVQKGAQLVCPHCSTLFKTAQKF
- the fucK gene encoding L-fuculokinase, producing MKQEVILVLDCGATNIRVIAVNRQGKIIARAATANASDIAIENNAWHQWSLEAIMQRFADCCRSLKTSLANCHVRGVTVTTFGVDGALVDEHGRLLYPIISWKCPRTAEVMKNIGRLLSPQRLQDISGVGAFGFNTLYKLVWLKENHPQLLEQAHAWLFISSLINHRLTGEFTTDVTMAGTSQMLDIQQRDFSHEIFQAAGLPRRLFPRLVEAGELVGNLQSDAAQWLDLPAGIPVISAGHDTQFALFGAGAAPDEPVLSSGTWEILMVRSAQVNTPLLSRYVGSTCELDSQPGLYNPGMQWLASGVLEWVRKLLWTEETPWQTLIETARRIPMGSEGVKMHCDLLGCEHAGWEGVTLNTTRGHFYRAALEGLTGQLAQNLRTLEKIGHFNATELLLVGGGSRNMLWNQIKANMLGIPIKVLDDAETTVAGAALFGWYGVGEFTSPEHARAQMHYQYRYFFPETESAPIEGV
- a CDS encoding cold shock domain-containing protein — encoded protein: MSSRIIGLVKWFNEDKGFGFISPVDGSKDVFVHFSALQGDDFKTLFEGQKVEFAIQSGEKGPAAASVILCDR
- a CDS encoding ABC transporter ATP-binding protein; amino-acid sequence: MNEPLLAFREVDVFYGVIQALKQVSLEVHKGETVALIGANGAGKSTLLMSIFGQPRIRNGQILFCGEDISHKSTHYVASGGIAQAPEGRRIFPDMTVEENLLMGTIPVGNQFAANDMQSMFELFPRLKERRKQRAMTMSGGEQQMLAIARALMSRPKLLLLDEPSLGLAPIVVKQIFQTLRELARNGMTIFLVEQNAHHALKLSDRGYVMVNGQIRLSGSGEELLGNQEVRKAYLGGV
- the cspF gene encoding cold shock-like protein CspF; the encoded protein is MSRKMTGIVKSFDMHSGKGLIIPSDGRKDVFLHISAFNNNEKETLLPGIRVEFCRINGLSGPMAANVYLS